In Streptomyces qaidamensis, one DNA window encodes the following:
- a CDS encoding neutral zinc metallopeptidase encodes MVHRYRMRVCAGLTAALLAVSGGYAFSAPDDEMTQDIETAVQGVDAYWEAHWSEFFTETYVPPAVLGEYDGASPNVPTCDGEPLADDNAVYCSTDDEDYVAWDTDLMRFGYEYGDAFVYLVVAHEWGHAIQNRLDAELQSVDGELQADCLAGAELEGAAQDGTVVFEPGDVDEVHTALVRDADKTPWTKEGDHGSASERVDAFAMGQELGVEGCLPQEVSAEGATALDR; translated from the coding sequence ATGGTCCATCGGTATCGGATGCGGGTGTGCGCGGGACTGACCGCCGCCTTACTGGCCGTTTCGGGTGGCTACGCCTTCTCCGCGCCGGACGACGAGATGACCCAGGACATCGAGACAGCGGTGCAGGGCGTCGACGCCTACTGGGAAGCTCACTGGTCCGAGTTCTTCACGGAGACGTACGTTCCGCCCGCTGTCCTGGGCGAGTACGACGGCGCTTCTCCCAACGTCCCTACCTGCGACGGGGAACCGCTGGCCGATGACAACGCCGTCTACTGCAGCACGGACGACGAGGACTACGTCGCCTGGGACACCGACCTCATGCGCTTCGGCTACGAGTACGGAGACGCTTTCGTGTACCTGGTCGTCGCGCACGAGTGGGGTCATGCGATACAGAACCGCCTCGACGCGGAACTTCAGTCGGTGGACGGTGAATTGCAGGCGGACTGCCTGGCCGGTGCGGAACTGGAGGGTGCCGCGCAGGACGGAACGGTCGTCTTCGAGCCGGGGGATGTCGACGAGGTGCATACGGCCCTCGTCCGCGACGCCGACAAGACCCCCTGGACGAAGGAGGGAGACCACGGAAGCGCCTCCGAGCGGGTCGACGCCTTCGCCATGGGGCAGGAGCTGGGGGTCGAGGGGTGCCTGCCGCAAGAGGTGTCCGCCGAAGGCGCGACCGCCCTCGACCGGTAG
- the argG gene encoding argininosuccinate synthase, with product MSKVLTSLPAGERVGIAFSGGLDTSVAVAWMRDKGAVPCTYTADIGQYDEPDIASVPGRAKTYGAEIARLVDCRAALVEEGLAALTCGAFHIRSGGRAYFNTTPLGRAVTGTLLVRAMLEDDVQIWGDGSTFKGNDIERFYRYGLLANPHLRIYKPWLDAAFVTELGGRKEMSEWLLAHGLPYRDSTEKAYSTDANIWGATHEAKTLEHLDTGVETVEPIMGVRFWDPSVKIAAEDVTIGFFEGRPVSIDGKEFASPVDLVMEANAIGGRHGLGMSDQIENRIIEAKSRGIYEAPGMALLHAAYERLVNAIHNEDTLAQYHAEGRRLGRLMYEGRWLDPQALMIRESLQRWVGAAVTGEVTLRLRRGEDYSILDTTGPAFSYHPDKLSMERTEDSAFGPVDRIGQLTMRNLDIADSRAKLEQYAGMGLIGTGSPTIGASQAAATGLIGTMPELPQGGAQAIASRGEVSEEDAWLDRAAMESGTD from the coding sequence ATGTCCAAGGTCCTCACCTCCCTGCCCGCCGGCGAACGCGTCGGCATCGCCTTCTCGGGCGGTCTCGACACCTCCGTCGCGGTCGCGTGGATGCGCGACAAGGGCGCCGTCCCGTGCACCTACACCGCCGACATCGGCCAGTACGACGAGCCCGACATCGCCTCGGTGCCCGGCCGTGCCAAGACCTACGGGGCCGAGATCGCGCGCCTGGTCGACTGCCGTGCCGCGCTGGTCGAGGAGGGCCTGGCGGCGCTGACCTGCGGCGCGTTCCACATCCGCTCGGGCGGGCGGGCGTACTTCAACACCACCCCGCTCGGCCGCGCCGTCACCGGCACGTTGCTGGTGCGGGCGATGCTGGAGGACGACGTCCAGATCTGGGGCGACGGCTCGACCTTCAAGGGCAACGACATCGAGCGGTTCTACCGCTACGGCCTGCTCGCCAACCCGCACCTCAGGATCTACAAGCCCTGGCTGGACGCGGCCTTCGTGACCGAGCTCGGCGGCCGCAAGGAAATGTCCGAGTGGCTGCTGGCGCACGGCCTGCCCTACCGGGACAGCACGGAGAAGGCGTACTCCACGGACGCCAACATCTGGGGCGCCACCCACGAGGCCAAGACGCTGGAGCACCTGGACACCGGCGTCGAGACGGTCGAGCCGATCATGGGCGTCCGGTTCTGGGACCCGTCGGTCAAGATCGCCGCCGAGGACGTGACGATCGGCTTCTTCGAGGGCCGCCCGGTGTCGATCGACGGCAAGGAGTTCGCCTCCCCCGTCGACCTGGTGATGGAGGCCAACGCCATCGGCGGCCGGCACGGCCTCGGCATGTCGGACCAGATCGAGAACCGGATCATCGAGGCCAAGAGCCGCGGCATCTACGAGGCCCCGGGCATGGCCCTGCTGCACGCCGCCTACGAGCGGCTGGTCAACGCGATCCACAACGAGGACACCCTCGCCCAGTACCACGCCGAGGGCCGGCGCCTCGGCCGGCTGATGTACGAGGGCCGCTGGCTGGACCCGCAGGCGCTCATGATCCGCGAGTCGCTCCAGCGCTGGGTCGGCGCCGCCGTCACCGGCGAGGTGACGCTGCGGCTGCGGCGCGGTGAGGACTACTCGATCCTCGACACCACGGGCCCGGCGTTCAGCTACCACCCGGACAAGCTGTCGATGGAGCGCACCGAGGACTCCGCGTTCGGTCCGGTGGACCGCATCGGCCAGCTCACCATGCGCAACCTCGACATCGCCGACTCGCGCGCCAAGCTGGAGCAGTACGCCGGCATGGGCCTGATCGGCACCGGCAGCCCCACCATCGGCGCCTCCCAGGCCGCCGCGACCGGGCTGATCGGCACCATGCCGGAGCTGCCGCAGGGCGGCGCCCAGGCCATCGCCTCCCGGGGCGAGGTCTCGGAGGAGGACGCCTGGCTGGACCGGGCCGCGATGGAGTCCGGCACGGACTGA
- the meaB gene encoding methylmalonyl Co-A mutase-associated GTPase MeaB, translated as MIDVDAYVKGVLDGKRAIIARAITLVESTRPQHRALAQELLTALLPHSGRARRIGVSGVPGVGKSTFIDAFGTLLTSLGHRVAVLAVDPSSSRTGGSILGDKTRMERLAVDPAAFVRPSPTAGTLGGVAKATRESIVVMEAAGYDVILVETVGVGQSETAVANMVDTFLLLTLARTGDQLQGIKKGVLELADVIAVNKADGPHERDARAAARELAGALRLMHGKDAFWTPPVLHCSARESTGLDTVWERLEQHRTLLDSTGRLTAKRRDQQVDWTWSMVRDELLGRLRADPAVRALAPVLEQRVREGELTPTLAAERILGALGGFEAAGS; from the coding sequence GTGATCGATGTCGACGCGTATGTGAAGGGCGTGCTCGACGGGAAGCGGGCGATCATCGCCCGTGCCATCACGCTCGTCGAGTCGACGCGGCCCCAGCACCGGGCGCTGGCCCAGGAGCTGCTGACCGCGCTGCTGCCGCACAGCGGCCGGGCCCGGCGGATCGGCGTCAGCGGGGTGCCGGGCGTGGGCAAGTCGACGTTCATCGACGCGTTCGGCACGCTGCTGACCTCGCTCGGGCACCGGGTCGCGGTCCTGGCCGTCGACCCGTCCTCCAGCCGTACGGGCGGCTCGATCCTGGGTGACAAGACCCGGATGGAGCGCCTGGCCGTGGACCCGGCGGCGTTCGTGCGCCCCTCCCCCACGGCGGGCACGCTGGGCGGGGTCGCGAAGGCCACCCGCGAGTCGATCGTGGTGATGGAGGCGGCCGGCTACGACGTGATCCTGGTGGAGACGGTCGGCGTGGGCCAGTCCGAGACCGCGGTCGCGAACATGGTCGACACGTTCCTGCTGCTCACCCTCGCCCGCACGGGCGACCAGCTCCAGGGCATCAAGAAGGGCGTGCTGGAGCTGGCCGACGTGATCGCCGTCAACAAGGCGGACGGCCCGCACGAGCGGGATGCCCGGGCCGCCGCGCGCGAACTGGCGGGCGCCCTGCGGCTGATGCACGGCAAGGACGCGTTCTGGACGCCGCCGGTGCTGCACTGCAGCGCCCGCGAGTCGACCGGTCTGGACACGGTGTGGGAGCGGCTGGAGCAGCATCGCACGCTGCTGGACTCCACGGGCCGGCTCACCGCGAAGCGCCGCGACCAGCAGGTCGACTGGACCTGGAGCATGGTCCGCGACGAACTCCTCGGTCGGCTGCGGGCCGACCCGGCGGTACGGGCTCTGGCGCCCGTGCTGGAGCAGCGGGTCCGGGAGGGCGAGCTCACCCCGACGCTGGCCGCCGAGCGGATCCTCGGCGCGCTCGGCGGCTTTGAGGCTGCGGGTTCCTGA